One stretch of Nocardia mangyaensis DNA includes these proteins:
- a CDS encoding DUF4388 domain-containing protein: protein MAAWPLLARLRRARPRAEPAPTFPCRPPDVTTMQLPDPLRDTTRPLESALAEADAGRFTGILRITGEPGGDLRFVDGRIVAVTTGGAPGFDQQAGDRPLGAARTRLLRMTATVDGTFAIAAGWIDRCHWIATDPRVLGEEDPGYEPHWLLAETERRLAALANAGFSPYRNLLALSDFGRAERDRANGVAAEILRLADSTRSCRDLAFLLGRPLYPVTVEVGRLLTTGHLTVPTLPVDRNPATRPGTVDPALPRRRRGASGINDTLRPRPPQAAPPSTTAVDEHRAPPRRTERIT from the coding sequence ATGGCCGCGTGGCCGTTGCTGGCTCGTCTGCGCCGGGCCCGCCCTCGTGCCGAACCGGCGCCCACCTTCCCTTGCCGACCGCCGGATGTGACCACCATGCAGCTTCCCGACCCCCTGCGCGACACCACGCGCCCGCTCGAGTCGGCGCTCGCCGAGGCCGACGCGGGCCGCTTCACCGGGATCCTGCGGATCACCGGCGAGCCAGGCGGTGACCTCCGCTTCGTCGACGGCCGGATCGTCGCCGTGACCACCGGTGGCGCACCGGGCTTCGATCAGCAGGCCGGTGATCGACCACTCGGCGCCGCGCGCACCCGCCTGCTCCGGATGACAGCGACCGTCGACGGCACGTTCGCGATCGCGGCGGGCTGGATCGATCGCTGCCACTGGATCGCCACCGACCCGCGCGTTCTCGGGGAGGAAGACCCCGGCTACGAACCGCACTGGCTGCTGGCCGAGACCGAACGACGACTCGCCGCGCTGGCCAATGCCGGGTTCTCGCCCTACCGGAACCTGTTGGCGCTCAGCGACTTCGGTCGGGCCGAACGCGACAGGGCCAACGGCGTCGCAGCCGAGATCCTGCGCCTGGCAGACAGCACCCGCAGCTGCCGCGATCTGGCGTTCCTGCTGGGCCGCCCGCTCTACCCGGTGACCGTCGAGGTCGGCCGACTGCTCACCACCGGGCACCTCACCGTGCCCACCCTGCCCGTCGACCGGAATCCGGCCACCCGGCCGGGCACGGTCGACCCCGCCCTGCCGCGGCGTCGTCGTGGCGCCAGCGGCATCAACGACACCCTGCGGCCACGTCCACCGCAGGCCGCTCCACCGTCCACGACCGCCGTGGACGAGCACCGTGCGCCGCCGCGGCGCACCGAGAGGATCACGTGA
- a CDS encoding helix-turn-helix transcriptional regulator, which translates to MTDTAARLLRLLSLLQMPREWPGSELAERLGVADRTVRRDVDRLRELGYPVAATLGASGGYRLTAGSALPPLLLDEQEAVAVAVGLRVAAGQAVAGIEEASVRALTKLEQVLPATLRRRVRVVGGAVAVRVGEGPTVDTEVLTALAAAVSNRERLRFGYQDAAGAVTRRHVEPVGVAAAGRRWYLVAYDLDRAAWRSYRADRIDGPHPTGARIVARELPAADAADYVAGRRTDWGTPEYRAEVSIDAPIGRVAGRLGAEPGTLVPDGDTACRLVGTRDDDPEWLAVQLLSLGVRFRVHDSPELTARLRQLAARLAEAVDG; encoded by the coding sequence ATGACCGACACCGCCGCCCGCCTGCTCCGGTTGCTGTCCCTGCTGCAGATGCCGCGGGAATGGCCGGGTAGTGAGCTGGCCGAGCGGCTCGGTGTCGCCGATCGCACCGTTCGTCGCGATGTCGACCGGTTGCGTGAACTGGGCTATCCGGTGGCGGCGACACTGGGCGCGAGCGGGGGTTACCGGCTCACCGCGGGGTCGGCGCTGCCGCCGCTGCTGCTCGACGAGCAGGAGGCGGTCGCGGTCGCCGTCGGCCTGCGGGTGGCGGCGGGACAGGCGGTGGCCGGGATCGAGGAAGCGTCGGTGCGGGCACTCACCAAACTCGAACAGGTGCTGCCCGCCACGTTGCGCAGGCGGGTACGGGTGGTCGGCGGTGCCGTAGCGGTGCGCGTGGGCGAGGGCCCGACGGTCGACACCGAGGTGCTCACCGCCCTTGCCGCGGCCGTGAGCAATCGCGAACGGTTGCGCTTCGGGTACCAGGACGCGGCGGGCGCGGTGACGCGGCGACATGTGGAACCGGTCGGCGTCGCGGCAGCGGGCAGGCGCTGGTACCTCGTCGCCTACGACCTCGATCGCGCGGCCTGGCGCAGCTACCGGGCCGACCGGATCGACGGTCCGCACCCCACCGGCGCCCGCATCGTCGCCAGGGAACTGCCGGCCGCCGACGCGGCCGACTATGTCGCCGGTCGTCGAACCGATTGGGGCACACCGGAATACCGGGCTGAGGTATCCATCGATGCGCCCATCGGCCGCGTCGCCGGTCGACTCGGTGCCGAACCGGGCACTCTCGTTCCCGACGGCGACACTGCCTGCCGGCTGGTCGGCACCCGCGATGACGATCCCGAATGGCTTGCGGTGCAGTTGTTGTCACTGGGCGTGCGTTTCCGCGTCCACGACTCCCCGGAACTGACTGCACGTTTGCGTCAGCTGGCAGCGCGGCTGGCGGAGGCGGTGGATGGCTGA